One genomic region from Bombus huntii isolate Logan2020A unplaced genomic scaffold, iyBomHunt1.1 ctg00000057.1, whole genome shotgun sequence encodes:
- the LOC126875768 gene encoding uncharacterized protein LOC126875768 has product MTCWCWSRARHGVEPSASLAVACVIAEIKGLGQRVSPEKSEAMWFCRKADHGRPLAGYCLRLEGAEIGVGTRIKYLGLTLDSHWTVGAHFERLAPSVEATANASGCLLPWLGGPDVGVRRLYAGMVRSRLLYGAPIWAEDLMTNRRSLLAVRRLHRTVAIRVVRGLRTISAAAAAVLAEFPLFELQALRCREIYPHTRGLSGGIDPMGADVSVRARRALLDRWRASLDTRWGGPGIRVLGTVLPNWDAWLDDSGSPLTYRVTKVLTGHCCFGEYLYQIGKEATARCHHCNAIVDSAQHTLESIPAVARPGRPAPRHHRGNRMGPLAADDPRGVVGKREKKDGRDLLL; this is encoded by the coding sequence ATGACATGTTGGTGCTGGTCTAGGGCACGGCATGGGGTAGAACCGTCCGCCTCGCTAGCGGTGGCCTGCGTGATCGCCGAGATCAAGGGATTGGGACAGAGGGTGTCCCCTGAGAAGTCCGAGGCAATGTGGTTTTGCCGCAAGGCCGATCACGGGAGGCCTCTAGCTGGTTATTGTCTGAGGTTGGAGGGGGCTGAGATCGGGGTTGGAACAAGAATAAAGTATCTGGGTCTGACCCTCGACAGCCACTGGACCGTCGGCGCTCACTTCGAGCGCCTGGCACCGTCTGTTGAGGCGACGGCGAACGCCTCAGGATGTTTGCTACCTTGGCTGGGCGGGCCCGACGTCGGAGTGCGCCGGCTGTACGCCGGCATGGTGCGATCGAGGCTCCTCTACGGAGCTCCGATCTGGGCGGAGGATCTGATGACCAACCGTCGCAGTCTCCTAGCGGTCAGGAGGCTGcacaggacggtggccatcaGGGTAGTGAGGGGCTTGCGTACCATTTCGGCGGCAGCAGCGGCGGTGCTCGCCGAGTTTCCCCTGTTCGAATTGCAGGCCCTGAGGTGTCGCGAGATTTATCCTCACACTCGGGGTCTGTCGGGCGGGATAGACCCGATGGGCGCCGACGTCAGCGTTCGGGCTCGGCGGGCTTTGCTTGACAGATGGCGCGCCAGCCTCGACACGAGATGGGGTGGGCCGGGGATAAGGGTCCTTGGGACCGTCCTTCCAAACTGGGACGCTTGGTTGGACGACAGCGGGTCTCCCCTGACCTACAGGGTGACGAAGGTGCTCACCGGACACTGTTGCTTCGGCGAGTATCTGTACCAAATCGGGAAAGAGGCGACCGCGCGTTGCCACCACTGCAATGCGATCGTGGATtcggcgcagcacacgctggaaAGTATTCCAGCAGTAGCCCGGCCTGGGCGGCCGGCGCCGCGACATCATCGTGGAAATCGGATGGGACCTCTCGCCGCCGACGATCCTCGAGGCGTTGTTGGCAAGCGAGAGAAGAAGGATGGCCGTGACCTCCTTCTGTGA
- the LOC126875746 gene encoding RRP12-like protein gives METIFGMIPASNAMLRKRLKNMNKAEEAKKKKKELRKLKKQENDEDAEFNAKRKPKSIEEILADSDDEFDEDMGNEESRKRKKRTSRKEAWIHENEEIVDLVDRAAARNISSKSRYFSKFD, from the exons ATGGAAACAATTTTTGGCATGATTCCAGCTTCCAATGCGATGTTACgtaagagattaaaaaatatgaataaggcagaagaagcgaagaaaaagaaaaaagaattgaggaaattgaaaaaacaagaaaatgaCGAGGATGCTGAATTCAATGCAAAGAGAAAACCTAAAAG TATTGAAGAAATATTGGCGGATAGCGATGATGAGTTCGATGAAGATATGGGCAATGAAGAGtcaaggaaaaggaagaaaagaacatCGCGAAAGGAAGCCTGGATTCATGAGAATGAAGAGATCGTTGATCTCGTTGATCGTGCGGCTGCTCGAAATATATCAAGTAAGTctagatatttttcaaaattcgatTAG
- the LOC126875767 gene encoding RRP12-like protein, giving the protein MKTYKDTINQITFMIHQALGYQYLEAWYHILHLIALLFQATGKARSPQLIEILKSLAELRDSYNFAWKNDAEYAIGAAIRVLGPETVLNLIPLKVSHNAINSKITWLLPLLKDCMLGGSHTFFTEALLPIVALCEKKATEHLYAGKLTNFSFTKSGLFYQNISKLLGTNLNERRNLRTSITSALRRLITKAVEGDKKEDIHELARFAKNYLPLFLNLYTTKPLGTDEEGQRFATFDTIRVYLTITDKELVHELFDRALFKLKEPDIDDFFKESIHDIIRLFINHTDINRLRTFYDMCVPLLKEISKTKEQKKAYRFLEEICGSGKETCKEFVVRDTKIINNNNPLLLKSQAKQRRNPTHLKDYVNMLMVGLSGAIENIQKYCTASLLALSSITYHYNGTVYFKLKSK; this is encoded by the exons ATGAAAAC ATATAAGGACACTATCAATCAGATAACTTTTATGATCCATCAAGCATTAGGTTATCAATATTTGGAAGCTTGGTATCATATTCTTCATTTAATAGCCCTACTGTTTCAG GCAACTGGTAAAGCGAGAAGTCCGCAATTAATAGAGATATTAAAAAGTCTTGCTGAGTTACGTGATTCTTACAATTTTGCGTGGAAAAATGACGCTGAgtacgctattggagctgcGATAAGAGTGCTAGGACCGGAGACAGTATTAAATTTGATTCCATTAAAG GTATCACACAATGCGATTAATTCAAAAATAACTTGGCTACTACCATTATTGAAAGATTGTATGCTAGGTGGGTCACATACTTTCTTCACGGAAGCATTGCTACCTATCGTTGCATTGTGCGA aaaaaaagcAACCGAGCACCTGTACGCAGGAAAACTTACGAATTTCTCGTTTACCAAGTCTGGGCTATTTTACCAA AATATATCTAAACTGTTAGGaacaaatttaaatgaaagaaGGAATTTAAGGACGTCGATAACGTCTGCCTTACGAAGATTAATAACGAAAGCAGTCGAAGGCGacaaaaaagaagatataCACGAACTAGCTAGATTTGCAAAGAATTATTTACCATTGTTTCTAAATCTATACACTACTAAGCCACTTGGAACTGACGAAGAAGGACAACGCTTCGCCACGTTTGATACAATAAGA GTGTATCTTACAATTACGGATAAAGAATTGGTACACGAATTATTCGATCGTGCGTTATTTAAGTTGAAAGAACCTGATATCGAcgattttttcaaagaaaGTATTCACGATATAAtaagattatttattaatcataCTGACATTAATAGATTAAGGACGTTTTACGATATGTGTGTACCACTTCttaaagaaatttctaaaaccAAGGAACAGAAGAAAGCGTATAG GTTTTTAGAAGAGATATGTGGCAGTGGGAAGGAAACGTGTAAAGAGTTTGTAGTTCgagatacaaaaattattaataataataatcctCTGCTACTGAAGTCGCAAGCCAAGCAGAGGA GAAATCCTACACATCTTAAAGATTATGTTAATATGCTCATGGTTGGTTTGAGTGGTGCGatagaaaatatacaaaagtattgTACCGCATCCTTGCTGGCACTTTCTTCTATCACTTATCATTACAACGGTACAGTTTATTTCAAACTAAAGTCAAAATAA
- the LOC126875750 gene encoding RRP12-like protein, whose protein sequence is MSQAMDKKRKYNDSYNNVSVRSGSTLKYRAGGSGIHRPLKKSRTECIPGAEYKASKAGGDVKRKGKPNPYAYVPLSRAALNKR, encoded by the exons ATGTCGCAAGCAATGGATAAAAAACGTAAATATAACGATAGTTATAATAACGTCAGCGTAAGGAGTGGATCCACATTAAAGTATCGAG CAGGAGGGTCTGGAATACATCGACCATTGAAAAAGTCAAGAACAGAATGTATACCAGGAGCGGAATATAAAGCATCAAAGGCTGGAGGTGATGttaaaaggaaaggaaaaccAAATCCATATGCTTATGTACCTTTGTCAAGAGCAGCATTAAACAAAAGGTAA